Proteins encoded together in one Triticum dicoccoides isolate Atlit2015 ecotype Zavitan chromosome 7B, WEW_v2.0, whole genome shotgun sequence window:
- the LOC119336908 gene encoding stromal processing peptidase, chloroplastic isoform X1, with the protein MASFPSPSVVAAAAAAPPRLAPGLSLSAAAVHHSSHAFRPRPSLALRPSATAAPANPLRCSHRRAVTPRSRRRTQGLGAASASAAGILGEERDGCLSCFPKSRRRGRPGLARFAPCALPHTSGLSLHSRCSGPKTRLSHILRAAGPDEPHVASPTWSEAALDKAYDPTIRNEAFEDVLDTPLPSHPKLIRGQLKNGLRYLILPNKVPADRFEAHMEVHVGSIDEEEDEQGIAHMIEHVAFLGSKKREKLLGTGARSNAYTDFHHTVFHIHSPTKTKEYGESLLPSVLDALNEIAFHPKFSSSRVEKERRAILSELQMMNTIEYRVDCQLLQHLHSENKLSNRFPIGLEEQILKWDPDKIRRFHERWYYPANATLYLVGEIDDIPRAVREIEAVFEHTLSGNEAAPMSTGSPFGAMASLFAPKLPGGLAASLTGERSPATDKLKPIKRERQAVRPPVEHKWSLPEVDQVAKPPVIFQHELIQSFSINMFCKIPVNQVRTYKDLRSVLMKRIFLSALHFRINTRYKSSNPPFTSVELDHSDSGREGCTVTTLTVTAEPQNWKSAIKVAVHEVRRLKEFGVTMGEMTRYMDALIKDSEQLAMMIDSVPSVDNLDFIMESDALGHTVMDQLQGHDSLLGVAETVTLEEVNTVGAEVLEFISDFGKPSAPLPAAIVACVPKKVHIDGVGESSFEISPEEITESMKAGLEEPIYPEPELEVPKELITQSELEDLKVRHRPSFVPFKEDGVVKVFDNETGITQRRLSNGISVNYKITQNEARVGVMRLIVGGGRATEDSESKGSVIVGVRTLSEGGCVGNFSREQVELFCVNNLINCSLESNEEFIFMEFRFALRDNGMRAAFQLLHMVLEHNVWLEDAFDRAAQLYLSYYRSIPKSLERATAHKLMVAMLNHDERFVEPSPHSLEKLTLQSVKEAVMNQFVGSNMEVSVVGDFTEEEVESCVLDYLGTVSAAKSSNKEEHIEKISFLPSPSDLHFQQVYIKDTDERACAYIAGPAPNRWGFATEGKDLFNDIRSSSADAEISAPANSGKTHINVRNHPLFFGITLSLLAEIINSRLFTTVRDSMGLTYDVSFELNLFDKLDLGWYVIAVTSTPSKVHKAVDACKGVLRGLHHNKIVERELDRAKRTLLMKHEAETKTNAYWLGLLAHLQSASVPRKDISCIKELTTLYESATIEDLYLAYEHLKVDDSSLFACIGIAGAESGEDVNDDEPELGLPGMVPMGGRGLSTMTRPTT; encoded by the exons ATGGCCTCCTTCCCATCCCCCTCCGTCGTCGCCGCGGCAGCGGCCGCGCCCCCGCGCCTCGCCCCGGgcctctccctctccgccgccgcggTGCACCACTCCTCCCACGCCTTCCGCCCACGCCCCTCCCTCGCCCTGCGCCCTTCCGCCACCGCCGCGCCGGCCAACCCCCTCCGCTGCTCGCACCGCCGCGCCGTCACGCCCAG GTCGAGGAGGCGGACGCAAGGGCTCGGCGCGGCGTCGGCGTCAGCCGCTGGGATTCTCGGTGAGGAGAGGGACGGGTGCCTCTCGTGCTTCCCGAAGAGCCGGAGGCGGGGACGACCGGGGCTCGCCAGGTTCGCGCCGTGCGCGCTCCCTCACACCTCGGGCTTATCGCTGCACAGTCGGTGCAGCGGGCCTAAG ACCAGGCTTAGTCATATATTACGTGCTGCTGGACCTGACGAACCACATGTTGCAAGTCCAACATGGTCTGAGGCAGCTCTTGATAAAGCTTACGATCCCACTATAAGAAACGAGGCGTTTGAAGATGTCCTGGACACCCCTCTTCCGTCCCATCCAAAGCTAATACGGGGTCAATTGAAGAATGGCCTCAGATATCTTATTTTACCTAATAAAGTTCCAGCAGACAG GTTTGAGGCTCACATGGAAGTTCATGTTGGATCAATTGATGAGGAAGAGGATGAGCAGGGAATTGCACATATGATCGAGCATGTTGCATTTCTTGGGAGTAAAAAGCGTGAGAAACTCTTGGGGACAGGTGCAAGGTCTAATGCATATACAGACTTCCACCATACAGTCTTCCATATCCATTCTCCAACTAAAACAAAG GAATATGGTGAATCTTTACTCCCTTCTGTGTTGGATGCTTTAAATGAG ATAGCTTTTCATCCTAAGTTTTCATCGTCTCGCGTTGAGAAAGAGAGAAGAGCAATTCTTTCAGAGCTCCAGATGATGAACACAATCGAATACCGTGTTGATTGCCAG TTGTTGCAACATTTACACTCCGAAAACAAATTGAGCAACAGATTTCCTATCGGACTTGAGGAGCAAATACTTAAATGGGATCCTGATAAGATCCGCAGATTCCATGAGCGATGGTATTACCCTGCCAATGCCACTTTATACCTGGTAGGAGAAATTGATGATATTCCCAGAGCAGTGCGGGAGATAGAG GCTGTGTTTGAACATACACTTTCAGGAAACGAAGCAGCCCCTATGTCGACTGGAAGTCCATTTGGTGCCATGGCAAGCCTCTTTGCACCAAAGCTACCAGGTGGCTTGGCTGCAAGCCTAACTGGTGAAAGATCACCTGCCACAGATAAACTAAAACCTATAAAAAGGGAAAGACAGGCAGTCAGACCTCCTGTAGAGCATAAATGGTCTCTGCCTGAGGTTGATCAGGTTGCCAAGCCTCCAGTGATTTTTCAACATGAGTTGATTCAGAGTTTCTCTATCAACATGTTCTGTAAG ATACCCGTCAACCAAGTTCGTACATACAAAGATCTGCGCAGTGTACTGATGAAACGGATATTTTTATCTGCTCTGCACTTCCGAATCAATACACGATACAAG AGCTCAAATCCTCCCTTTACATCAGTTGAGCTGGATCACAGTGACTCAGGAAGGGAAGGATGCACTGTCACTACTCTAACAGTAACAGCTGAACCCCAAAATTGGAAGAGTGCCATCAAAGTTGCTGTTCATGAG GTTCGGAGACTCAAAGAGTTTGGTGTCACAATGGGAGAAATGACCCGTTATATGGATGCACTGATAAAAGATAGTGAGCAGCTGGCTATGATGATTGATAGTGTTCCCTCAGTTGATAACTTGGACTTCATTATGGAGAGTGATGCACTTGGCCATACTGTCATGGATCAGTTGCAGGGACATGATAGTTTGCTTGGGGTTGCCGAAACTGTCACACTTGAAGAG GTTAACACCGTTGGTGCAGAAGTACTTGAATTTATTTCGGACTTTGGGAAGCCCAGTGCACCACTTCCTGCTGCTATCGTGGCGTGTGTACCTAAAAAGGTCCATATCGATGGAGTAGGTGAAAGTAGTTTTGAGATAAGCCCAGAAGAAATAACCGAGTCCATGAAGGCAGGTCTTGAAGAacccatttacccagagcctgag CTTGAGGTGCCAAAAGAGTTGATTACTCAATCAGAACTTGAAGACTTGAAAGTGCGACACCGACCATCATTTGTTCCTTTCAAAGAGGATGGCGTGGTGAAAGTATTTGACAATGAAACCGGTATAACACAACGTCGCCTTTCTAATGGAATTTCCGTCAACTACAAG ATCACACAAAATGAGGCTAGGGTTGGTGTCATGCGGCTGATAGTAGGTGGCGGGAGAGCCACCGAAGATTCTGAATCGAAGGGATCTGTTATCGTTGGTGTTCGTACTTTGAGTGAAGGTGGCTGTGTTGGTAACTTTTCGAGGGAACAG GTTGAACTTTTCTGTGTGAATAATCTTATAAACTGCTCGCTGGAATCCAATGAGGAGTTCATATTTATGGAATTTAGGTTTGCTTTGAGAGATAATGGCATGCGTGCTGCTTTCCAGCTCCTCCATATGGTCCTTGAG CATAATGTGTGGCTAGAAGATGCATTCGATAGAGCTGCTCAACTATATTTGTCTTACTACCGGTCTATTCCCAAAAGTTTGGAACGTGCCACGGCTCACAAACTTATGGTAGCCATGTTGAACCATGATGAAAGGTTTGTAGAACCATCACCACATTCATTGGAGAAGTTGACTCTTCAATCAGTTAAAGAAGCTGTCATGAACCAGTTTGTGGGTAGCAACATGGAG GTCAGTGTAGTTGGTGATTTCACAGAAGAAGAGGTAGAATCTTGTGTTCTTGATTATCTTGGGACTGTAAGTGCTGCAAAATCTTCAAACAAAGAGGAACATATTGAGAAGATTTCCTTCCTGCCATCCCCATCGGATCTGCATTTCCAGCAA GTATACATAAAGGATACAGATGAGAGAGCTTGTGCATACATTGCAGGCCCGGCACCTAACCGATGGGGGTTTGCTACTGAAGGAAAAGATCTCTTCAATGACATTCGGAGTTCCAGCGCAGATG CAGAAATCTCTGCACCGGCTAACTCGGGGAAGACACATATTAATGTTCGCAACCATCCTCTTTTCTTTGGCATCACTTTGAGTTTGCTGGCTGAAATTATAAATTCCAG GCTATTTACAACAGTGCGAGATTCAATGGGATTAACCTATGATGTTTCTTTCGAATTAAATCTTTTTGACAAACTGGATCTTGGTTGGTACGTGATCGCGGTAACTTCAACTCCGAGCAAG GTCCATAAGGCTGTTGATGCGTGCAAAGGTGTTCTCAGAGGTTTACATCACAACAAAATTGTTGAAAGGGAGCTGGATCGG GCAAAGAGGACACTGCTGATGAAACATGAGGCAGAGACAAAAACAAATGCCTATTGGCTTGGTTTGCTAGCCCATCTGCAGTCTGCATCCGTGCCGAGAAAG GATATATCCTGTATTAAGGAATTGACGACACTGTATGAAAGTGCCACAATTGAGGACTTGTATCTTGCGTATGAGCACTTGAAAGTTGACGATTCATCTTTATTTGCCTGCATCGGGATTGCTGGTGCCGAATCTGGTGAAGACGTGAACG ATGATGAGCCTGAGTTGGGGCTTCCTGGTATGGTTCCCATGGGAGGCCGGGGCCTATCTACTATGACCAGACCAACCACATGA
- the LOC119336908 gene encoding stromal processing peptidase, chloroplastic isoform X2, which yields MASFPSPSVVAAAAAAPPRLAPGLSLSAAAVHHSSHAFRPRPSLALRPSATAAPANPLRCSHRRAVTPRSRRRTQGLGAASASAAGILGEERDGCLSCFPKSRRRGRPGLARFAPCALPHTSGLSLHSRCSGPKTRLSHILRAAGPDEPHVASPTWSEAALDKAYDPTIRNEAFEDVLDTPLPSHPKLIRGQLKNGLRYLILPNKVPADRFEAHMEVHVGSIDEEEDEQGIAHMIEHVAFLGSKKREKLLGTGARSNAYTDFHHTVFHIHSPTKTKEYGESLLPSVLDALNEIAFHPKFSSSRVEKERRAILSELQMMNTIEYRVDCQLLQHLHSENKLSNRFPIGLEEQILKWDPDKIRRFHERWYYPANATLYLVGEIDDIPRAVREIEAVFEHTLSGNEAAPMSTGSPFGAMASLFAPKLPGGLAASLTGERSPATDKLKPIKRERQAVRPPVEHKWSLPEVDQVAKPPVIFQHELIQSFSINMFCKIPVNQVRTYKDLRSVLMKRIFLSALHFRINTRYKSSNPPFTSVELDHSDSGREGCTVTTLTVTAEPQNWKSAIKVAVHEVRRLKEFGVTMGEMTRYMDALIKDSEQLAMMIDSVPSVDNLDFIMESDALGHTVMDQLQGHDSLLGVAETVTLEEVNTVGAEVLEFISDFGKPSAPLPAAIVACVPKKVHIDGVGESSFEISPEEITESMKAGLEEPIYPEPELEVPKELITQSELEDLKVRHRPSFVPFKEDGVVKVFDNETGITQRRLSNGISVNYKITQNEARVGVMRLIVGGGRATEDSESKGSVIVGVRTLSEGGCVGNFSREQVELFCVNNLINCSLESNEEFIFMEFRFALRDNGMRAAFQLLHMVLEHNVWLEDAFDRAAQLYLSYYRSIPKSLERATAHKLMVAMLNHDERFVEPSPHSLEKLTLQSVKEAVMNQFVGSNMEVSVVGDFTEEEVESCVLDYLGTVSAAKSSNKEEHIEKISFLPSPSDLHFQQVYIKDTDERACAYIAGPAPNRWGFATEGKDLFNDIRSSSADEISAPANSGKTHINVRNHPLFFGITLSLLAEIINSRLFTTVRDSMGLTYDVSFELNLFDKLDLGWYVIAVTSTPSKVHKAVDACKGVLRGLHHNKIVERELDRAKRTLLMKHEAETKTNAYWLGLLAHLQSASVPRKDISCIKELTTLYESATIEDLYLAYEHLKVDDSSLFACIGIAGAESGEDVNDDEPELGLPGMVPMGGRGLSTMTRPTT from the exons ATGGCCTCCTTCCCATCCCCCTCCGTCGTCGCCGCGGCAGCGGCCGCGCCCCCGCGCCTCGCCCCGGgcctctccctctccgccgccgcggTGCACCACTCCTCCCACGCCTTCCGCCCACGCCCCTCCCTCGCCCTGCGCCCTTCCGCCACCGCCGCGCCGGCCAACCCCCTCCGCTGCTCGCACCGCCGCGCCGTCACGCCCAG GTCGAGGAGGCGGACGCAAGGGCTCGGCGCGGCGTCGGCGTCAGCCGCTGGGATTCTCGGTGAGGAGAGGGACGGGTGCCTCTCGTGCTTCCCGAAGAGCCGGAGGCGGGGACGACCGGGGCTCGCCAGGTTCGCGCCGTGCGCGCTCCCTCACACCTCGGGCTTATCGCTGCACAGTCGGTGCAGCGGGCCTAAG ACCAGGCTTAGTCATATATTACGTGCTGCTGGACCTGACGAACCACATGTTGCAAGTCCAACATGGTCTGAGGCAGCTCTTGATAAAGCTTACGATCCCACTATAAGAAACGAGGCGTTTGAAGATGTCCTGGACACCCCTCTTCCGTCCCATCCAAAGCTAATACGGGGTCAATTGAAGAATGGCCTCAGATATCTTATTTTACCTAATAAAGTTCCAGCAGACAG GTTTGAGGCTCACATGGAAGTTCATGTTGGATCAATTGATGAGGAAGAGGATGAGCAGGGAATTGCACATATGATCGAGCATGTTGCATTTCTTGGGAGTAAAAAGCGTGAGAAACTCTTGGGGACAGGTGCAAGGTCTAATGCATATACAGACTTCCACCATACAGTCTTCCATATCCATTCTCCAACTAAAACAAAG GAATATGGTGAATCTTTACTCCCTTCTGTGTTGGATGCTTTAAATGAG ATAGCTTTTCATCCTAAGTTTTCATCGTCTCGCGTTGAGAAAGAGAGAAGAGCAATTCTTTCAGAGCTCCAGATGATGAACACAATCGAATACCGTGTTGATTGCCAG TTGTTGCAACATTTACACTCCGAAAACAAATTGAGCAACAGATTTCCTATCGGACTTGAGGAGCAAATACTTAAATGGGATCCTGATAAGATCCGCAGATTCCATGAGCGATGGTATTACCCTGCCAATGCCACTTTATACCTGGTAGGAGAAATTGATGATATTCCCAGAGCAGTGCGGGAGATAGAG GCTGTGTTTGAACATACACTTTCAGGAAACGAAGCAGCCCCTATGTCGACTGGAAGTCCATTTGGTGCCATGGCAAGCCTCTTTGCACCAAAGCTACCAGGTGGCTTGGCTGCAAGCCTAACTGGTGAAAGATCACCTGCCACAGATAAACTAAAACCTATAAAAAGGGAAAGACAGGCAGTCAGACCTCCTGTAGAGCATAAATGGTCTCTGCCTGAGGTTGATCAGGTTGCCAAGCCTCCAGTGATTTTTCAACATGAGTTGATTCAGAGTTTCTCTATCAACATGTTCTGTAAG ATACCCGTCAACCAAGTTCGTACATACAAAGATCTGCGCAGTGTACTGATGAAACGGATATTTTTATCTGCTCTGCACTTCCGAATCAATACACGATACAAG AGCTCAAATCCTCCCTTTACATCAGTTGAGCTGGATCACAGTGACTCAGGAAGGGAAGGATGCACTGTCACTACTCTAACAGTAACAGCTGAACCCCAAAATTGGAAGAGTGCCATCAAAGTTGCTGTTCATGAG GTTCGGAGACTCAAAGAGTTTGGTGTCACAATGGGAGAAATGACCCGTTATATGGATGCACTGATAAAAGATAGTGAGCAGCTGGCTATGATGATTGATAGTGTTCCCTCAGTTGATAACTTGGACTTCATTATGGAGAGTGATGCACTTGGCCATACTGTCATGGATCAGTTGCAGGGACATGATAGTTTGCTTGGGGTTGCCGAAACTGTCACACTTGAAGAG GTTAACACCGTTGGTGCAGAAGTACTTGAATTTATTTCGGACTTTGGGAAGCCCAGTGCACCACTTCCTGCTGCTATCGTGGCGTGTGTACCTAAAAAGGTCCATATCGATGGAGTAGGTGAAAGTAGTTTTGAGATAAGCCCAGAAGAAATAACCGAGTCCATGAAGGCAGGTCTTGAAGAacccatttacccagagcctgag CTTGAGGTGCCAAAAGAGTTGATTACTCAATCAGAACTTGAAGACTTGAAAGTGCGACACCGACCATCATTTGTTCCTTTCAAAGAGGATGGCGTGGTGAAAGTATTTGACAATGAAACCGGTATAACACAACGTCGCCTTTCTAATGGAATTTCCGTCAACTACAAG ATCACACAAAATGAGGCTAGGGTTGGTGTCATGCGGCTGATAGTAGGTGGCGGGAGAGCCACCGAAGATTCTGAATCGAAGGGATCTGTTATCGTTGGTGTTCGTACTTTGAGTGAAGGTGGCTGTGTTGGTAACTTTTCGAGGGAACAG GTTGAACTTTTCTGTGTGAATAATCTTATAAACTGCTCGCTGGAATCCAATGAGGAGTTCATATTTATGGAATTTAGGTTTGCTTTGAGAGATAATGGCATGCGTGCTGCTTTCCAGCTCCTCCATATGGTCCTTGAG CATAATGTGTGGCTAGAAGATGCATTCGATAGAGCTGCTCAACTATATTTGTCTTACTACCGGTCTATTCCCAAAAGTTTGGAACGTGCCACGGCTCACAAACTTATGGTAGCCATGTTGAACCATGATGAAAGGTTTGTAGAACCATCACCACATTCATTGGAGAAGTTGACTCTTCAATCAGTTAAAGAAGCTGTCATGAACCAGTTTGTGGGTAGCAACATGGAG GTCAGTGTAGTTGGTGATTTCACAGAAGAAGAGGTAGAATCTTGTGTTCTTGATTATCTTGGGACTGTAAGTGCTGCAAAATCTTCAAACAAAGAGGAACATATTGAGAAGATTTCCTTCCTGCCATCCCCATCGGATCTGCATTTCCAGCAA GTATACATAAAGGATACAGATGAGAGAGCTTGTGCATACATTGCAGGCCCGGCACCTAACCGATGGGGGTTTGCTACTGAAGGAAAAGATCTCTTCAATGACATTCGGAGTTCCAGCGCAGATG AAATCTCTGCACCGGCTAACTCGGGGAAGACACATATTAATGTTCGCAACCATCCTCTTTTCTTTGGCATCACTTTGAGTTTGCTGGCTGAAATTATAAATTCCAG GCTATTTACAACAGTGCGAGATTCAATGGGATTAACCTATGATGTTTCTTTCGAATTAAATCTTTTTGACAAACTGGATCTTGGTTGGTACGTGATCGCGGTAACTTCAACTCCGAGCAAG GTCCATAAGGCTGTTGATGCGTGCAAAGGTGTTCTCAGAGGTTTACATCACAACAAAATTGTTGAAAGGGAGCTGGATCGG GCAAAGAGGACACTGCTGATGAAACATGAGGCAGAGACAAAAACAAATGCCTATTGGCTTGGTTTGCTAGCCCATCTGCAGTCTGCATCCGTGCCGAGAAAG GATATATCCTGTATTAAGGAATTGACGACACTGTATGAAAGTGCCACAATTGAGGACTTGTATCTTGCGTATGAGCACTTGAAAGTTGACGATTCATCTTTATTTGCCTGCATCGGGATTGCTGGTGCCGAATCTGGTGAAGACGTGAACG ATGATGAGCCTGAGTTGGGGCTTCCTGGTATGGTTCCCATGGGAGGCCGGGGCCTATCTACTATGACCAGACCAACCACATGA